Part of the Amphiura filiformis chromosome 9, Afil_fr2py, whole genome shotgun sequence genome is shown below.
ggttttcctaagcctttttagagcgatttatttaaaaggcgccccaagaatgtgtgccacaaatcgcttgcccccctctcagcttgccaaaattgcttgcccccccttcggctcgccaaaaatgtcttgccccccccctcccccagggctcataattattgcacagccccttaatgtatataccgtatcttagtgttaaaatatcaatcaattaagtaatcgagtcaagcaaccactcaatttataatcagtctctcaattggtaggtcttcatggtcttacactaggatccacaacatgctcatctaataagggtacaattctttaaccccaatacatttgtatattctttgaatgacctttgaaaacatgggtacaaaaactcatactctgcaacttgaggtcaaatttgcactattgagtatttaattgaggttattgaactatgtcattgggatgaaaatcatggtattatacccccttaaagtatataaatgagtgaaacccaaagtttttatgaagcgtgtgtcctccaattctatatttttcttaaacatgttaaacgaataggccaactttatataataatacgcatcgtctatctgtctgtctgtctatctatctgtctgtgtgtctgtccgcctattttctcggagactaggggtcgcacgttcctcaaacttggtgggtgggtgtagcttgaccccatacagaacaagtttgtattggttagtgggtcaaggtcacccaaggtcatccaggggtcaaattagtaaaaactgtttttctcggagactgggggtcgcacgttcctcaaacttgacgggtgggtgcgtcttgacccgggacagaacaagtttgtattggttagtgggtcaaggacaCCAGAGgtcatataggggtcaaattagtaaaaactgtcatatgggcatgcaacttggtgggtaggtgcatcttgacctaagacggaacaagtttgtattggttagtgggtcaagatcacccaggggtcatctgaggtcaaattagtaaaaactgttttccgcctattttctcggagactaggggtcgaacgttcctcaaacttggtgggtgggtgtagcttgaccccatacagaacaagtttgtattggttagtgggtcaaggtcacccaaggtcacccaaggtcatccaggggtcaaattagtaaaaactgtttttctcggagactgggggtcgcacgttcctcaaacttgacgggtgggtgcgtcttgcccgggacagaacaagtttgtattggttagtgcgtcaaggtcaccagaggtcatataggggtaaaattagtaaaaactgtcatatgggcatgcaacttggtgggtaggtgcatcttgacctaagacggaacaagtttgtattggttagtgggtcaaggtcacccaggggtcatctgaggtcaaattagtaaaaactgttttacgcctattttctcggagactaggggtcgcacgttcctcaaacttggtgggtgggtgcatctggacctcagacagaacaagtttgtttcggttagtgggccaagatcacccgaggtcatccaggggtcatctgaggtcaaattagtaacaactgtcgtctgggcatgaaacttggtgggtacagtcaacttttagagtcaaatttttggacggtcatttttgggtcatccggggtcacccaggggtcatctgaggtcaaattagtaaaacatgttgtatgggcttgaaacttggtgggtacagttaactgttagagtcaaatttttggacggtaattttggggtcatctgggtcatccaaggtcaaattattaaaaactgtcgtatgggcatgaaacgtggtgggtacagtcaacatttagagcccaattttggacggtcatttcgaggtcacaaggggtcatctgaggtcaaattagtaaaaactgtcctatgggcataaaacttgagtacagtcaccatcagccaggtacaATGTAAtcgtgacagccgagaaccgccaaatacgggtaaccgcctagtcacaattaatagaggttgtgcatatgacgtatcataccgtaaatatggcggactactcaaatccattcaacaaaagcatgattgcaatctaccgagacacttcgtctcacacacataacaaatgcactacgatcaaataggttgatgacaacatttgatcgaatggactgcactgcccaatgattacggtgaagaacatcggttcaaatcctttgtttgtagccaatcaataatttcaagcacaacctctacaAAAATAGCAACGAAtcgttaaccaggacaatattaaatgtagtgatgacaaaaggaactgattgtgtgctacctacaggtcagtgaactgagggtaagaagaaaaccgagtattataatagcattaacacatatgcaactgaagaggattaataatcaattttgttacgcaatactggtgtcaatcccaagctggaagctagtgttctggtagcaggtaggcaagccacacctactgacagctattgatgatattcagtcgatcggattggctgaatatcattagtagctgtcagcaggcgtggttaatcagtttgacatttcccccgactttccgggaaggatttgtcgaatgtagaaggacccacgcctgacggcgtggactatcgtactaaatggagcgtggtcctccttgaaggactagccatgactggttgtaaagctaagaaataattaaaaaatcctgtacatgtaccttattctattccttcattttctcattgtgataagttcatctcaacttggtgtgacgatctgtactggtagcactagcagttatttttttgtaatctgttttcattccggttcttcggcgaatcttcgctcttcgtgctttactgtaatattccctatgcatatcgtggatggcttggcctatcccaaatcaccccggccagcacttttcccatttttaaatccacacactttattcaggaacttcattcttaatttgatcatgatatttccttcatgttattcttattttattgaagatatttttcatgtaaagtaagttgacaatgactgaattcgtgcattggcccgatgcatgccacagtaatacacggacattgtgtttacaatcaaacccggaagtaactgtgtgtccctgggctgacgtcatcaacgaaagcgcccaatttgaacggtttcgttttgtaatttaggggggggtgccaatatcccaatctttgcatggagattatgtctagcctggtacgctatgcaaataaaaaatattcttttctgattcctgacatcataagctttccattgatatataactttattttcaatgaggttcacctttaaaaaaaaaaaaaaggacccctgcctcttctcctctcgctttcttctctttctagtctgtctgtctctcccccctccccaactctcacctgtgccatcttttgaattatgtggatatctgaattatattggatgttgtatttcatttacccttctcccccctctcactgttttagcagtaggcctatgatcaacgtggaaaaatcaaaataaacggaataaactcctccctgctctgctcgccccctctcttctctcgatctccctcctctcctctcctctcctctcctctcctctcctctcctctcctctcctctcctctctctcctctcctctcctctcctctcctctcctctctctcctcctcccctcccctcctcccctcccctcccctccaccagatcatctcctcgtctagcatccccactctctcatataatatacatttaaaatagatttggagtctggcaattttgcctgaagcaattatcagattaccaattccaatgaaagaaatcctattagtttcacttcaacgcacttctctggtgttgcatattaccaagttttaaggtgtatttgggacgaaaacaattccccgtttaatcgctacataatcataatataaccgatttttgcgcgattgcacgaacaagtacgtaattcttggcaacactgattactcgtgttaatgtatatatttctacgttgggcaattttcacaatctactcccgcttaggctggagtacctatacacccaacgcaagtcaatcgaagcagtacaatttatcgcgaatttacgaccgtaaaatttagacacttcttttgtctagattagcatcaaccctctcatctcacgttttttcctgccagaaattaacataactcccgaaaccgaaacagaagttatcttcgttcaacttttctgtagtcaacaaaaggctagaataaaaggattgttcacacgtaccattctaacacttcaaaataaaaatgagatccgaaaccgaaaccggaaaccgaaacagaaaagatgaaaggacccctTATCCgagaaatgttggagttgcctattgccaaacccgcgatttggtagcccaattgggcgacttttaaagattttccccgcgacttttgacaatttcctgtcccatagaaaccaatttgagcgacttttcaacattggctcccgcgacttccgatagtttcctgccccatagaaaccaatggttttggtaaaaattgggcgacttttcgattatttgacccgcgatttgggctgaaatcttttggcaaccctgcctatAACGtatatatatgtttaaaattcaacatggctgccaacaactcatgtggtccaatggattagcgcgctggacttggaGATTCTGTATACAgctgcggcgtgggttcgaggcccacctctgccaaactgaaattcacttctttttttaatttcatatttgggaaatatgactgggcgaatttatctatgacgaagagtggtgtgcttggtttaatagctttcaaTGGGGTTTAAGTTCTGCAAAGGTCGAtgtgtgttttgtgttttggTGTTGGGATGTATGTAGGCTGTTGTGTGGGTTGGTTGGGGTGAGTGCTTATTTTGTGCTAAGTACTTAAACGTCGTAACTTTTTTTCTCGTTTTCAGATTATTTTGGGCTGTACTAATTCTTGCCGCGGACTCATACCTTGGCTTTAATGTCGTCAACAGTTTCCTACGATATTATGCTTATGAAGTCAACACCGTTGTAGGGGTTACGTATGTACCTGATTTACACTTTCCCGCAGTCACAATATGCAACTACAACCAGGTTCGGAAGTCAACGGCTTCTCCAATAGTTTTATCGCTCAGCAATGCTCTTTATGGAATTGGAGGTATGTCTACATTATATAGTACAAGAACACCTTTAATAATCCAACAATGATCAGTTTTGCTTTGTGTTTTGGGTATTAAATGCTGAACTCTGTATCTTTATATCCTTGGAGTAAGTCAGGTTGCTTTTGCAATCTACACCCAGTTAGATATTGTTCATTACCTTGGCGGACGAGAAAGTCAAATTCCACCGACTACTGGACATCATTATTATATCAGAGTCGGAGCCTATTAGTGATTTCAGTCTGACCCACCTACATCAGCTGTACATGTAGGTGAGGAGGGAGTCTGGATTCCTGTCAGTGAAAAACAACATCCGACTTAAGGGAATAGAGCCTAGCCATACCCGTGGTATGATGGGATAAACATAGCCTGTAATGCAGTTAGTCTAGGAGAAAGATCTCTGAAGTAAAAATCTCCCTTCGAACCCGCACAAGGCCAGCGTGGTGGAGTACGCTTACAACCCGGGCTTACAACCAGCATGATGAGTACGCCTGAAAGACAATGGCCTGCAGTTCTGGACCAATATCGCATCCCGACCTGTCAATGAACAGGGGTGTGGTAAGAATCCATGCGTTCATATAAGCCATCATTGGGATCAAAGAGTTGCCACATACAACATTAAATCCCCGGATTAAATCACTACTAGGAGGCGACCGATTACTGACACTAGAAAGAGACAATTATTGGGACATAATAGGACTTAGAGAATTCGGAAGGCGAGGTGAACAATTCATGAAGTTCAGGAGCGGACATCAGTTCTATCATTATAGGTTTAGACAACAAAGACATGGCAGGAGTTGGATTCATGATCCTCGGGAAATGGTCAAAGCATGTATGAGGTATCATAAAGAGATTGGCACAGGTCACACTGAAGCTAAATAAGAAATACAGCATGGAGATAATACAACTACAAGTGTATGCTTCTACAACAGCACACGAAACCGAAGAGGTGAATTAATTTAATGAAGAAATAGCCAAACTGCTGACAACATCAAAGACCCACTACAACATTGTAAAAGGAGACTTCAAGGCCAATGTAGGATTAGGACAAAATAGAGAAAAGACGTAATGGGGACATTTGGGTTAGGAACAAGAAACGACAGAGGAGACAAGGTCGTCGAATTTGCAATCAGCAATAAACTCAAAATCATGAACACATTCTCCAACGTTGGCGTAGATCCCGGAGATAAActcccaatattttgctagggggatggtccataaaatcaccccccccatgttgacacctgtatgtgggttttgaACAACttaaatttggccattttaacctgtTATGTATTTAGATTATATTGAGTTTCTTTCTATTTTAGCTCAATACGGCGGCGAATCAATCAATTGGACTATTTATGAGGAATATCTTGGAAGCAATTCGTCCGCCAGAGATGAATTCGTCAATACAGTGGGTTATCTTGCACATCAACTAAACGACACTGTATTCGAGTGTAAATGGCGCGGAGTGGAACCTTGCGACGCGAGTAACTTCACCACTAGTTTGACGGATTGGGGAGTCTGCTGGACGTTTAATGATCCTAAAAATAAAAGTGAAATCCTGAAAATTAATCAGCCTGGGAGGCAAAATGGTCTCTTCTTAAGAATGGATGTCCAGCAGCATGAGTATGTTAGTGGGGAAAGTTCTGCTGCAGGATTCAAGGTATTACATTAAGGGATTTTAAGATCGTATCATAGAATGATTAGGCTACTTTAATTAACTTTTGGTACTATTTGGTAGGGCTTCAAAAGCataatagactggttctattttggaaaaatcgtgtTCCTTGCATAAAAGTTGGCAACTAActcatttttgttaatttgggtatgctaaactcgaatctgttgtctgtcAAGCAATATTTTGAGCCGTGAACCTCAAAAAGAtccccaaatgaccccataggatcgaataggggcaaaaattaattttattccaaaaacattttaaacatgtcaaaatatatgcgtCTGACCCCACGTATCCCagaatgtaatgtttgtgcgtgtacgaccTGTGGGgcacaggtcgatttgcttgttgtgtgggtcaaaagtcaaagttgctccgattttcgtaaaaattgaGGCAAATTGTTCGTCCAGCTGAGAGGTtttagaaaaagaatagtttgcactagtCTGCGAtatctagttagcatgttacacagcaaagagtcaaaagatatgtaggatCCATAGGATTCAATGTATCTTCTAAACTTGACATAGCAAATAGTCTGAActttcttttcctgaatcccttgaacttgaggaataCTTTGCGCCCATATTCCTGTttaacatgcaaattgaccttggacctgttgagcctcataatTTGGTAACTATAATGTCCTactgcaaatatgttacattttgtgatccttagacccagacgaataatttaacatgtttttcagtgaattttgagtattttttaatttttaccccCGGTGTAATCATGTAGGGAGTTTGTGAGGTCTTTTTTAGAGTCACGGGGTTCCAATATGGCTTGGCagacaaaatgtttgaattcagcatacccgaattaacaaaaataatttggttgccatcTTTTACGCGAACTTTCCGCTTGATCcgtaaataagcacatatttccaaaatagaaccaggaTATAATACTCATTGACATTTCCAATTGACAGGTGTTACTACACCCTCAAGGAGTGCGTCCTGTATTAAAAGAGCTCGGGTTTTCAATATCGCCAGGATTTGAAACATCAGTAACCGTCACCTATACAAAGGTATATGTTAACTTAAAGGATACCCAACCGCACCCTCACCCTCACACCCACCCCACAAACCCCCAAAAAGCAACACAACTCGTTATGTTTATTACAGATTTAATCAAAAGAAAATAACAAAGTGACACtcgtttgtattttgtttttaattaaggtGGTAAATAAGCCACCTCCCTATACGGATTGCAGGCAGGTGGACCTTAACCCGCTGAAATATTCAGACAGTTATACTGTACCATTGTGTCAGCAGGAATGCCGAGTTGATTACGTTGTTGACAAGTGTGGTTGCAGAGATTATCGCTACCCAGGTGAAATTAaagttattattaattaattaatttatttatttatttatttatttatttatttatttatttatttatttatttatttatttatttatttatttatttatttatttatttatttatttataaattcaaagaacagaccttccagaattcGTTACTCAGAGTTTCATGCCTAAAGACAATCGTCAGGCGACACGTtcaaatgctttgggtggactaactatgagtaaaagttatttacttatttatgatGTTGTCTTTgttaacgatgatgatgatgatgatgatgatgatgtgtgatgatgatgatgatgatgatgatgatgatgatgatgatgatgatgatgatgatgatgatgatttaaccatcatacaattttgtttttcagGAGATGCACCCTACTGTAGTCCCAAAGAATTGGTAGAATGTATATATATCTATGAAGGTTTGTTATAGGCTTTGCATTCATTATTTCCACTTTCATTCATTGGCATCAAGGTATCAGGTTTTGAACTAAAATGAAACCTTCACCCTTAAAAATATGCCTACAAACGTAATAGAAATCTTGCCCATACGGTGATACTCCCAGCAAATTATGTATTAAAAAGCCTTAAAGAACCCTCTTCCCCCTCTATGTGGAACTTGAAccctccagaaaaaaaaacccttttaggTTTTTTAAAGGGTTCTTTAATCAATATTAGAACCATTTCGGCCTTTACATAAATTTTTTGGGTTCCTTACAGAACCATCGAAGTATTTTGAAACCCTTCTTACACACGctaaaacaccccccccccccccccttccgctcGATCGCTGGTTATCACTCAGTAGTGAGTATGTAAACGGCACTTCTCTCGCACCATGCGCAAGATGTAATCCAGTTTTGTTTACTAATTAATTTCACAGCAAAGTTTGTTGAGGAGGAAATCAAATGTGACTGTACCGAGTCGTGCAGCTCAGAAAGCTATGGGGCTCGGACTTCGATTGCGTATTTTCCAAATGAACATGTCATGAGTCAAATCACTGCCATCTTTAACCAGTCAGAAGATTTTATCAGGTATTTGTTTCTAACCcaacaatatgaaaaaaaaataaaggaaataaatatatttagaAATTAATTACATATCGTCATAAATTATACATGGATTGAAAAATGATGAATTATGTTCATTACACTTGAATTCTGAAAAATATGCACTATAGTTTCTACTATTTTTTGAATAGAATCCCTATTATTTTATACTTTTCGTTGTATCATAttcatgtttgaatttttaagattAAGCATATTAAACAAAAAACTGCCTATTAATttaatttgtcatgtttgtgagaATCAAAGTAGCAGAAAACTCAGTTTGGGATATGTTGTCTTTATTCTTTACGTCCATCAGAAAAAATTATCTGGACCTCCGCATATTCTTCGAAGAATTAAGCTTTAACAGCGTCAAGCAAATAGAAGCCTATCCATCGACGAGTTTGATAAGTGAGTCAAATCCTGAAGTGATTGAGCGTGTAGTTAAATATCATAATTACATTACATATTCAGGCTATTAAAAAGCTAActaaatatattataatattcCAACCGCCCGCTCTACCCCAGAAATGGAGAAGAATCaaacaataatgtttattgaCCTGGGGAAAGTTTCTCCTTACACAACCAATAAACGTGTTTGCAGCTCAGGCTAGGTCagaacatagtgcagttttgtccacggcaaattctcCGCCATATTTCAGCCAtaaagtgaagtgaagtgaagattaaaccgaaatatgcagtactaaaccattatagtaatcgattgtgcaatgcaaatttcttaccacgtgataatattaatccaataagCAATAGAATTGttcgctacggtcgactaatccaatcgataatgacgctattgacatgtacgggcggagctccactgactgagttttggggtatttttcactggtttgctaccatttacttatcaaggcggtccaccgttattataaggactatgctaataatttaaagattgacatgtagagaataaaccatacttgattgacagaaagtactaaatttgtacctattacggtttcgtggcaccCCTCTTGCAATTCGACCAAGTCAggacggcccggtgaagcaaaatgtgcattggattaacacgggactTTGGATAaaatgtagatttcctttctcatataAATGTATGGTCCCCCCGTTATTAAAActtgtaccgggttaaaaattcagatattttgaaaagaataagtaatagagcaagtactaaaatcatagcttttacactttttgatatatgacgctaactagttcatctactatgtctacaacacagcgctaccagtacgggtcaattgcttattgtgagtgcccctgtgttgtgtgcatacatgtagttaacaataactgcatgatgacccCTTCATCAGGTATTCAGATCTGTAGTTTATCCATAACATCAAGAATGTCACCAcatcaagaccagtcaaaacttaCGTTTCTGGACATATCCACCATCGtttgacatcccagcaaacacaaaaacgttttaaaaacattttaaataatttatacTTTGGctattggtttaggtaaaaacgttttaataacattaacgggttatataaaggtcatgataacgttttaaaacgttttgtatgaaaacacactacaacaatatttttaaatgttgtcataaaatgttattgtaaaccatttttgcaaaaatttttgccaaatattgtgtcaattcttaaataacatgttaaaatatttgaaaccagcaaacacagaaatgttcttttaaaaaaatttttttttcaaaaccttttactaacatttaaatgtcgggttatataaaggtcataaaaacgtttttaaaacgttattgaaaatattttgggcaaacatttttcgcaaaatatttttttcaaccccaaaataatattctgtttagaatgttttgtatcaagttttcaagaatgtttttggaatgttattaaaatgtttttataccctttatataacccgacatttaaacttttctgtaaaacatttttgtttgctgagcagtagattatcaaaaaaggtttttaaaggttatgaaaacgttttatactcttaatataccttttatataacccgacatttaaacgttttctgacaaccttttataaccttttgcgaatgatgtcgaaaacgttttgtgtttgctgggattcatCAGCATTGTTGCTGTTTTGACGTGCTATGTGATATTGAGCAGACAACCTCATAGTTTGAGCACCATTATTCCCTGTGTTCTTGTGCAACACAGGATCAATATAGAGAATGATGTTGCCCCCTGGGCCTATAGGCCtgttaagtctgtcttgttgaatattcttcccaaatttgatttgcaaataattgctttttgatattgttgttgatgttattgttgtaccctattacattgtaatcaggggaatagcagcattgatttatttctccgggtttatttcatcaaagatatcaaggctataaattcaaaatcaacacattttccagggcgtagtttgacgaagtgcccccattCTGCTTTTGACatccaacattataatgtttaataatttatataataatagtgAAAATTTGACCACGAATGGCCTCCAATTTAGGCCTtaatttaacccattttcggattttcaaactaaaattgtacgcAATTatggtgccaaaatggtccatcaaatggcttcaatttgaccttcattttgcaaatgtttctctCTTCCCCTAACATCCCTTACATTTACCATTTTCGTTTCTGCTCTGGCTACCCGTACCCGACACTTAATGCCTAAAAGCAATACAATTAATGATAATGAGAACTTGTCGACGAATGGCTTTAATTCTGCCTTCATTTGAACAATTTGGGAATTTTCAAACTAAAAAGGACAACCACCTTCCCTGCGCG
Proteins encoded:
- the LOC140160452 gene encoding acid-sensing ion channel 2-like, whose translation is MKGPLIREILFWAVLILAADSYLGFNVVNSFLRYYAYEVNTVVGVTYVPDLHFPAVTICNYNQVRKSTASPIVLSLSNALYGIGAQYGGESINWTIYEEYLGSNSSARDEFVNTVGYLAHQLNDTVFECKWRGVEPCDASNFTTSLTDWGVCWTFNDPKNKSEILKINQPGRQNGLFLRMDVQQHEYVSGESSAAGFKVLLHPQGVRPVLKELGFSISPGFETSVTVTYTKVVNKPPPYTDCRQVDLNPLKYSDSYTVPLCQQECRVDYVVDKCGCRDYRYPGDAPYCSPKELVECIYIYEAKFVEEEIKCDCTESCSSESYGARTSIAYFPNEHVMSQITAIFNQSEDFIRKNYLDLRIFFEELSFNSVKQIEAYPSTSLISDIGGTMGLMVGMSLLTVVEVFDFHLIWIWKRFCKSKQH